Part of the Diceros bicornis minor isolate mBicDic1 chromosome 17, mDicBic1.mat.cur, whole genome shotgun sequence genome is shown below.
TTTAGGACTTGGCCACATCAgagctccttcttttttttttttttttttttttttaggtgaggaatatcagccctgagcaagactggctctgagctaacatctgttgccaatcctcctccttttttttcccccaaagccccagtagatagttgtatgtcatagttgcacatccttctagttgctgtatgtgggacgcggcctcagcatggccggagaagcgttgcgtcggtgcgcacccgggatccgaaccccgggccaccagtagcggagtgcgtgcagttaaccgctaagccacggggccggccccatatccCCTTCTTAAGTCTCTGTCTTCTTTCTGGAGCCTGAAAAATGGGCAGGCCTCTCGCCCCTGGGGCAAACATAGATGTCAGGGTTGTAGGTCACCAGCCCTGCTGACCCTAACAGTGGTGGGGTGTGGGAAGGAGGTAGGGGAGGGCTGGGATAACCAGGAAGAAAGGTTGGGGTGACCAAGGCTTAGTGACTCTTGGGGAAGCTGAGCCGTCATATCCCAGAAGCTGTCAGTTCCTTTTGGGGACACAAACAAAACCAGGCCAGCCCTGTTCCTGACATAGCCCAGGTCCTGGGCCTGCACATGGTCTCCTCCTCATGTCATTTCTTCCCCAAGGTATGCTGGGAGCAGCAGCTGCGGCCAGGAAGCCTGGGACCCCCCAccgccccacccccagcactGGATGCCCTATCCCCATTCCTTCGAAAGAAAGCCCAGATCCTGGAGGTGCTGAGAGCCCTGGAAGAGACTGACCCCTTGCTTCTGTGCTCACCTGCCACCCACTGGCAGCCTCCAGGCGAGGGTCCTGGCTCCCCAGAGCCCATCAATGGCGAGCTGTGTGGCCCACCCCAGCCTGAACCCTCACCCTGGGCCCCCTACCTGCTACTAGGCCCTGGTAGCCTGGGAGGCCTGCTGCACTGGGAGCGCCTCTTGGGGTGTCTAGGGGAGGAAGAGGGTGCTGGGCGGCCCTGGGGCCCTAGTAGGGGCTCCCCCCAGGCCCAGGGCACCAGCTCTGGTCCACCCTGTGCCCCAGGCAgcagctcttcctcctcttctgatGAGGCAGGTGACCCCAACGAGGCACCCAGCCCCGACACCCTGCTCGGGGCCCTGGCCCGCAAACAGTTGAACCTGGGCCAGCTCCTTGAGGACACAGAGTCTTACCTACAGGCCTTcttggctggggctgcaggccCACTCAACAGGGACCACCCAGGTCCTGGGCAGCCATCTTCCCCAGACCAGGGGCCCCCACAGctgtccaagtccaaaggcctccCCAAGTCAGCTTGGGGTGGGGGCACCCCAGAGGCCCACAGGCCGGGCTTTGGTGCTACCTCAGAGGGCCAGGGGCCCCTCCCATTCCTCAGCATGTTCATGGGTGCGGGGGATGCCCCCCTGGGCTTGCAGCCTGGCCACCCCCACTCTTCATCTCAGGTGAAAAGCAAGCTCCAAATTGGCCCCCCTTCTCCAGGGGAAGCCCAGGGGCCCCTTCTGCCCTCTCCAGCCAGAGGTCTCAAGTTTCTAAAGCTGCCTCCAGCCTCAGAGAAGGTCCCCAGCCCAGGAGGCCCCCAGCTCAGCCCCCAGCTCCCCCGGAACTCCCGAATCCCCTGCCGGAACAGTGGCTCAGATGGCAGCCCCTCCCCACTGCTGGCCCGCAGGGGTCTGGGTGGAGGAGAGCTGTCCCCGGAGGGGGCACAGGGCCTACCCACCAGCCTGTCACCCTGTTCTGCAACCCCAGACTCTGCACAGCTCAGACCTCCCCAGTCAGCCTTGTCCACCACGCTATCCCCAGGACCAGTGGTGTCTCCCTGCTACGAGAACATCCTGGACCTTTCCCGGAGCACCTTTAGGGGGCCTTCCCCAGAGCCACCTCCATCCCCACTGCAGGTGCCCACCTACCCACAGCTAACTCTAGAGGTACCACGGGCCCCCGAGGTCCTCAGGAGCCCTGGAGCGccctccagcccctgcctcccAGAATCCTGCCCCTATGGGAGCACCCAGGAGAAGAGTTTGGACAAGGCAGGCTCCGAATCTCCCCATCCTGGCCGCAGGACCCCAGGCAGCTCATCCAAGAAGCCCAGCCAGGGGGCAGGGCGGCGACCTGGGGATCCTGGCCACACACCTCTGCGGGACAGACTGGCAGCCCTGGGGAAactgaagactggccctgagggtCCCCAGGGCCCAGAGAAGAACGGGGTGCCGGCCAGGCCTGGCACCGAGAAGGCCCGGGGAGCAGGGAGGTCAGGGGAGAGCACTGGAGACATGGTGTCCCCCGGCCCCAGGCCCCCTGAGCAGCCAGAAGCCAAGGGGGCCCTGCGGGGGGCAGTGGCCTTAGGCACAAGCAGCCTGAAGCAGCAGGAACCCGGGCTTCTGGGGGACCCCGGGGCCCGAGTCTACTCCTCCCACTCGATGGGGGCCCGGGTAGACCTGGAGCCTGTCTCACCAAGGAGCTGCCTCACCAAAGTGGAGCTGGCCAAGAGCCGGCTGGCAGGGGCCCTGTGCCCCCAGGTACCCCGCACCCCTGCCAAAGTGCCCACCTCAGCCCCCAGCCTCAGCAAGCCCAATAAGAGCCCCCACGGCAGCCCTACAAAGCTACCTTCCAAGTCACCCACCAAGGTGGCGCCCCGACCTGTGGCCCCACCAGGCACCAAGGAGCCCCCCAAGCCTGACAAGGGGAAGGGCCCACCTTGGGCAGACTGTGGTGGCCCCACAGCCCAGCCCACGCCCCCAGCACCTGGCCCCGCTGACCCAAGCCAAGGCCCTGAGGGGCGGGCCCCACACTCGGCCATCGAGGAGAAGGTGATGAAGGGCATTGAGGAGAATGTGCTGCGGCTCCAGGGCCAGGAGCGGGCACCAGGCACCGAGGCCAAGCACCGCAACACCAGCAGCATTGCCAGCTGGTTCGGCCTTAAGAAGAGCAAGCTGCCAGCACTGAACCGGCGCACGGAGGCCACCAAGAGCAAGGAAGGGGCTAGTGGGGGCTCCCCACTCCGGAAGGAGGTCAAGATGGAAGCCCGGAAGctggaggctgagagcctcaACATCTCCAAGCTAATGGCTAAGGCAGAAGACCTGCGCCGGGcactggaggaggagaaggcctACCTGAGCAACAGGGCCCGGCCACGGCCCGGGGGACCAGCACTGGGGTCCAGTGCAGGGCTGGGACAGGTGCAGGGCCAGCTGGCTGGCATGTATCAGGGTGCAGACACCTTCATGCAACAGCTGCTCAACAGGTGAGGGCCTGGGACCCGTTGGCAGGTACTCGGTGGCCGGGGGCACTTTTCCCTTCATGAGCACACCtgcggctggggctggggctgcatTTCCCCAGCTTGGGCATCCCAGAGGTCAAAAGGGGTAGGAGGTCAAGTAAAATGCTACCAAAGCATCTGGGGGTTAGTGGCCTGGCCTGGAGGAAAGATTGGGGGCTTGAACCAGAAGCGGGGGGTTTGTGGCccagctcccctcctccctggcTGTCTGATGTCAGACCTGCTGAGACCCACTTTCTCACTGAAAAGAGTTAGCAGTCCACATTCTCCTGGATCCTCTCCAGCGTCAGATGAGGTAGCCTGTCTAGGTGCCTGCATGCAGTAGTTAAGGGGATGCCATTCCTAACTACGGGCTGGTGAAGGTCTTCCTCTGGGGCTTTTATCCTATACAACAAGGGTGGTCCCCTTCCCATCTTGCCCTTTGGCATCTGCCACAGATTCAGCAATGGGAGCTGTGGTTTAGAGAAGGGGCCACCCCATCTTGGGTTGCTCCATTGGGGCCAGATGAGGCAGAATGTCTGTAGGGGTTGAGCCCCAGGTAGGGTATGGCTTGGAGAAGCAAGTGCGTTCAAGTtcagctggggcaggcagggtgtgtCAGGTGTGGACCAGGATGTTACTGGGTCTGCCATCTACCTGCAAACACTGTTGAAAAGTTTCTTGGCTTGACCCTGGAGAGCTTTGGGGGAGTTCTTCCATCTCCCTTGCCCCTGCTGTTCCTCTGGGGTTTTCTCTAGGGTCTCTGCCTGTTCCCAGAGTCAGGAGGGATTGATGGGGGCAACCACCAGGGATATGTCCACTTCCCAGAGCAgggggagggcagtgggggcCTCAGTAGGCCCAGCACCATTGGAGGGAGTGAGGCCAGAATGTCTGGGTGGACCCAGGCCTCCCTCACCTCTGTCTGCACCGCTGCCCCTAGGGTGGATGGCAAGGAGCTGCCACCCAAGAGCTGGCGGGAGCCCAAACCCGAGTATGGCGATTTCCAGCCGGTGTCCTCTGACCCCAAGAACCCCTGGCCAGCTTGTGGGCCCCGAAATGGCCTGGTGGGCCCTCTTCAGGGCTGTGGAAAGCCTCCTGGGAAGGTAGGTTCTTGGAATAGGGCCTGGGTAGAGGGCCTGGCTCTGTGGCCCTACCAGGTCTCTTGCCCCTGGAGGGCTCCCCTTCCCTGGGTCCTAGAAGCTGCTGGATGCACTCATAGTCTctgagggaggctggggaggggagagggcctcCTGAGGGCTGGCAGGCTGTGGGCACTCTCAGACCCATGCTTCAGGCAGAGCTAATGGCAGAGCTTGGGGAGGGGTTTGGGCTAGGGGAGGAATGAGCTCTGAGGTCTCCTGTACCCCACACAGCCGAGCAATGAGCCGGGGAGGCGGGAAGAGATGCCCTCGGAGGACAGCCTGGCCGAGCCAGTGCCCACCTCGCACTTCACAGGTCAGCAGGGTCAGGGTCAAGGATGGGACCTGCCCCTCACCCCCTGCCCACTTCACTCCTTCCTGTCTCTGCCCCAGGTGCCAGGCCCTGAGTGTCTTCTTGGTGCCAAACACCTGATGGGCACTGGGGCTGCACAGAAATAAAtccctccctgccctcagggtgtacctgcctttccccctccccccgccaTGCTTCCCCACACCTAGGGAAGGTGGTGGAGGGCCACAGCCTGTTGGGCCAGGAGGGCCCCTGACCAGAGGTGGAGCCTGGGCTGGGCCAGGAAGcgggaagaggaaggcagaggggcTGAACCACCTGCAGCCTCACGTCCCTgactttccctcccctccccagcctgtgGCTCCTTGACTCGAACCCTGGACAGTGGCATTGGGACCTTCCCACCCCCAGACCATGGCAGCAGTGGGACCCCCAGCAAGAATCTTCCTAAGACCAAGCCACCACGGCTGGAGCCCCCACCCGGGGTGCCCCCAGCTCGACCCCCACCACTTACCAAAGTCCCCCGCCGTGCCCACACGCTGGAGCGTGAGGTGCCAGGCATAGAGGAGCTGCTGGTGAGTGGGCGGCACCCCAGCATGCCGGCTTTCCCAGCACTGCTCACCGCTGCTCCGGGCCACCGGGGCCATCAGACCTGTCCTGACGGTGAGTGTCCTGGCCGGTGGGTGGGCCATCCCTGGAGCTCCACCCACCACCACCCACCTTCCCCTTGTCCCCGGACAGATCCCTGTGAAGACCCAGGTCCTCCCCCTCCTGTCCAGCTGGCCAAGAACTGGACCTTCCCCAACGCAAGGGCAGCCGGCAGCTCTGCTGACCCTTTCCTATGCCCACCCCGACAGTTGGAGGGGCTTCCCAGGACCCCCATGGTGAGCATGGCTGAAGGGGGAAGGGATCAGGACTGGAGGGCAGGAGGCAATGACGTGGGGAGACCAGTTTCTACAGTGAGGTACAGCCTGTCTGGGAGGAGGACTCAGGGGACAGCCCCTGGGATGCCCTCTGGACAACCCACCCAACTGCCCTTCTCACACCCCTCTTGGGGAACGGGTTGCTCTCCCTCCCCAGAACCTTGGTAGGACTGTGCTCAGTCTGCCTCGAGCCTGCGTCCTCTGAAGCGTGCCCCACCTAGGCGGGCCCCCTCTGTGGCAGCCCCTTCAGGTGCGGCCCCTCCCTGCCCAGTGCCTCAGGCTGGGCCGAGAGGTGAGAGGCACTTCCTCTCCAGCTTCCCCTCCTTTCCCAGGCCCTGCCCGTGGACCGGAAGCGGAGCCTGGAGCCCGGCCGCCCAGCCCCGACGCCCCAGGGCCCAGCGTTTGGGGGTAGCCGCACCCCCAGCACATCAGACATGGGCGAGGAAGGGAGAGTGGCCAGCGGGGGCCCCCCAGGGCTTGAGACCTCAGAGTCTCTCAGCGACTCGCTCTACGACTCACTCTCCTCCTGTGGGAGTCAGGGCTGAAGGGCTGTGCCACACCACGGCCCCTCTCTGGAGTTGGAGACCACAGACTGGACCTGCCCTCCTCATGCCCCGCCCCTTGGGGCCAGCGGGGCCCCTTCCTGAAGGGACcaaggaggcagatggacaagAAGGTGAAGGGGGTCCCTGGCACACCCCACTGCTGCTGTGGAGGAGATGACCGCTCTCAGCTCAGGGAGAGACCCCACCCTTGGTCCCTTCTCTCACCCAGAGTGAGGCTCGTCCTCTGAGGGACTGGGGGTTCAAGGCCGCTGTGTCCCGGCCCCCAGCTCGCACTTCAGGCTGAGCCATCTTGTGGTGCTGGGCTTCCTGCCCACTGGCCATGCCATCTCCGCCCaacctggctgctccctgccccggcacccccacggggccagcccggaggCCCCATGACGGTGGAATTGGGGCCAGCGGTCAAGttgccttctctctctgtctgccctGGTCCTCCCTGCTGTCTGGATGGTGCTGCCCTCTCCTGCCCCATGTCTTTGGGGTtcgttgtttgtctttttgttgtttttatattaAAGCACCTGGCCCGGTCCCCATCCCCCTATCCTGCACTGCGGTTAATTTATCTGTTGTTAAAAACGCGgctgctctgcttccagcctCTGCTTCTGCCGTATCCCTAATAAAACGTGGAGGCCCCTCCCTGCGCCTGACTCAGCTTGTTCTGTGGGAGGTCTCAGGAATGGATAGGTGGGTAGAGATTACATAGGCACCAGGGTGAGGGACCCCAGGGACCTATATGCCCCAGGTGCCCTTGTGAGGTAGCCCCCGCAC
Proteins encoded:
- the NCKAP5L gene encoding nck-associated protein 5-like isoform X2, whose translation is MSEAMDQPAGSPGNPRPGEGGDGSMEPGTCQELLHRLRELEAENSALAQANENQRETYERCLDEVANHVVQALLNQKDLREECIKLKKRVFDLEQQNQMLSALFQQKLQLTTGSLPQIPLTPVQPPSEPPASPSRSSAEGPATSLSLGHCAGQREVCWEQQLRPGSLGPPTAPPPALDALSPFLRKKAQILEVLRALEETDPLLLCSPATHWQPPGEGPGSPEPINGELCGPPQPEPSPWAPYLLLGPGSLGGLLHWERLLGCLGEEEGAGRPWGPSRGSPQAQGTSSGPPCAPGSSSSSSSDEAGDPNEAPSPDTLLGALARKQLNLGQLLEDTESYLQAFLAGAAGPLNRDHPGPGQPSSPDQGPPQLSKSKGLPKSAWGGGTPEAHRPGFGATSEGQGPLPFLSMFMGAGDAPLGLQPGHPHSSSQVKSKLQIGPPSPGEAQGPLLPSPARGLKFLKLPPASEKVPSPGGPQLSPQLPRNSRIPCRNSGSDGSPSPLLARRGLGGGELSPEGAQGLPTSLSPCSATPDSAQLRPPQSALSTTLSPGPVVSPCYENILDLSRSTFRGPSPEPPPSPLQVPTYPQLTLEVPRAPEVLRSPGAPSSPCLPESCPYGSTQEKSLDKAGSESPHPGRRTPGSSSKKPSQGAGRRPGDPGHTPLRDRLAALGKLKTGPEGPQGPEKNGVPARPGTEKARGAGRSGESTGDMVSPGPRPPEQPEAKGALRGAVALGTSSLKQQEPGLLGDPGARVYSSHSMGARVDLEPVSPRSCLTKVELAKSRLAGALCPQVPRTPAKVPTSAPSLSKPNKSPHGSPTKLPSKSPTKVAPRPVAPPGTKEPPKPDKGKGPPWADCGGPTAQPTPPAPGPADPSQGPEGRAPHSAIEEKVMKGIEENVLRLQGQERAPGTEAKHRNTSSIASWFGLKKSKLPALNRRTEATKSKEGASGGSPLRKEVKMEARKLEAESLNISKLMAKAEDLRRALEEEKAYLSNRARPRPGGPALGSSAGLGQVQGQLAGMYQGADTFMQQLLNRVDGKELPPKSWREPKPEYGDFQPVSSDPKNPWPACGPRNGLVGPLQGCGKPPGKPSNEPGRREEMPSEDSLAEPVPTSHFTACGSLTRTLDSGIGTFPPPDHGSSGTPSKNLPKTKPPRLEPPPGVPPARPPPLTKVPRRAHTLEREVPGIEELLVSGRHPSMPAFPALLTAAPGHRGHQTCPDDPCEDPGPPPPVQLAKNWTFPNARAAGSSADPFLCPPRQLEGLPRTPMALPVDRKRSLEPGRPAPTPQGPAFGGSRTPSTSDMGEEGRVASGGPPGLETSESLSDSLYDSLSSCGSQG
- the NCKAP5L gene encoding nck-associated protein 5-like isoform X3; this translates as MFETRAILKNPGQGLSLAPGGPEHRSCKVTILAARVSVPAWVRRQRQPAGASLTCSHGLMSEAMDQPAGSPGNPRPGEGGDGSMEPGTCQELLHRLRELEAENSALAQANENQRETYERCLDEVANHVVQALLNQKDLREECIKLKKRVFDLEQQNQMLSALFQQKLQLTTGSLPQIPLTPVQPPSEPPASPSRSSAEGPATSLSLGHCAGQREVCWEQQLRPGSLGPPTAPPPALDALSPFLRKKAQILEVLRALEETDPLLLCSPATHWQPPGEGPGSPEPINGELCGPPQPEPSPWAPYLLLGPGSLGGLLHWERLLGCLGEEEGAGRPWGPSRGSPQAQGTSSGPPCAPGSSSSSSSDEAGDPNEAPSPDTLLGALARKQLNLGQLLEDTESYLQAFLAGAAGPLNRDHPGPGQPSSPDQGPPQLSKSKGLPKSAWGGGTPEAHRPGFGATSEGQGPLPFLSMFMGAGDAPLGLQPGHPHSSSQVKSKLQIGPPSPGEAQGPLLPSPARGLKFLKLPPASEKVPSPGGPQLSPQLPRNSRIPCRNSGSDGSPSPLLARRGLGGGELSPEGAQGLPTSLSPCSATPDSAQLRPPQSALSTTLSPGPVVSPCYENILDLSRSTFRGPSPEPPPSPLQVPTYPQLTLEVPRAPEVLRSPGAPSSPCLPESCPYGSTQEKSLDKAGSESPHPGRRTPGSSSKKPSQGAGRRPGDPGHTPLRDRLAALGKLKTGPEGPQGPEKNGVPARPGTEKARGAGRSGESTGDMVSPGPRPPEQPEAKGALRGAVALGTSSLKQQEPGLLGDPGARVYSSHSMGARVDLEPVSPRSCLTKVELAKSRLAGALCPQVPRTPAKVPTSAPSLSKPNKSPHGSPTKLPSKSPTKVAPRPVAPPGTKEPPKPDKGKGPPWADCGGPTAQPTPPAPGPADPSQGPEGRAPHSAIEEKVMKGIEENVLRLQGQERAPGTEAKHRNTSSIASWFGLKKSKLPALNRRTEATKSKEGASGGSPLRKEVKMEARKLEAESLNISKLMAKAEDLRRALEEEKAYLSNRARPRPGGPALGSSAGLGQVQGQLAGMYQGADTFMQQLLNRVDGKELPPKSWREPKPEYGDFQPVSSDPKNPWPACGPRNGLVGPLQGCGKPPGKPSNEPGRREEMPSEDSLAEPVPTSHFTACGSLTRTLDSGIGTFPPPDHGSSGTPSKNLPKTKPPRLEPPPGVPPARPPPLTKVPRRAHTLEREVPGIEELLVSGRHPSMPAFPALLTAAPGHRGHQTCPDGPARGPEAEPGARPPSPDAPGPSVWG
- the NCKAP5L gene encoding nck-associated protein 5-like isoform X1 produces the protein MFETRAILKNPGQGLSLAPGGPEHRSCKVTILAARVSVPAWVRRQRQPAGASLTCSHGLMSEAMDQPAGSPGNPRPGEGGDGSMEPGTCQELLHRLRELEAENSALAQANENQRETYERCLDEVANHVVQALLNQKDLREECIKLKKRVFDLEQQNQMLSALFQQKLQLTTGSLPQIPLTPVQPPSEPPASPSRSSAEGPATSLSLGHCAGQREVCWEQQLRPGSLGPPTAPPPALDALSPFLRKKAQILEVLRALEETDPLLLCSPATHWQPPGEGPGSPEPINGELCGPPQPEPSPWAPYLLLGPGSLGGLLHWERLLGCLGEEEGAGRPWGPSRGSPQAQGTSSGPPCAPGSSSSSSSDEAGDPNEAPSPDTLLGALARKQLNLGQLLEDTESYLQAFLAGAAGPLNRDHPGPGQPSSPDQGPPQLSKSKGLPKSAWGGGTPEAHRPGFGATSEGQGPLPFLSMFMGAGDAPLGLQPGHPHSSSQVKSKLQIGPPSPGEAQGPLLPSPARGLKFLKLPPASEKVPSPGGPQLSPQLPRNSRIPCRNSGSDGSPSPLLARRGLGGGELSPEGAQGLPTSLSPCSATPDSAQLRPPQSALSTTLSPGPVVSPCYENILDLSRSTFRGPSPEPPPSPLQVPTYPQLTLEVPRAPEVLRSPGAPSSPCLPESCPYGSTQEKSLDKAGSESPHPGRRTPGSSSKKPSQGAGRRPGDPGHTPLRDRLAALGKLKTGPEGPQGPEKNGVPARPGTEKARGAGRSGESTGDMVSPGPRPPEQPEAKGALRGAVALGTSSLKQQEPGLLGDPGARVYSSHSMGARVDLEPVSPRSCLTKVELAKSRLAGALCPQVPRTPAKVPTSAPSLSKPNKSPHGSPTKLPSKSPTKVAPRPVAPPGTKEPPKPDKGKGPPWADCGGPTAQPTPPAPGPADPSQGPEGRAPHSAIEEKVMKGIEENVLRLQGQERAPGTEAKHRNTSSIASWFGLKKSKLPALNRRTEATKSKEGASGGSPLRKEVKMEARKLEAESLNISKLMAKAEDLRRALEEEKAYLSNRARPRPGGPALGSSAGLGQVQGQLAGMYQGADTFMQQLLNRVDGKELPPKSWREPKPEYGDFQPVSSDPKNPWPACGPRNGLVGPLQGCGKPPGKPSNEPGRREEMPSEDSLAEPVPTSHFTACGSLTRTLDSGIGTFPPPDHGSSGTPSKNLPKTKPPRLEPPPGVPPARPPPLTKVPRRAHTLEREVPGIEELLVSGRHPSMPAFPALLTAAPGHRGHQTCPDDPCEDPGPPPPVQLAKNWTFPNARAAGSSADPFLCPPRQLEGLPRTPMALPVDRKRSLEPGRPAPTPQGPAFGGSRTPSTSDMGEEGRVASGGPPGLETSESLSDSLYDSLSSCGSQG